In Streptomyces ambofaciens ATCC 23877, a single genomic region encodes these proteins:
- a CDS encoding mycoredoxin codes for MPGTVTMYSTTWCGYCRRLKGQMDREGIAYNEINIEQDPESAAFVEKANGGNQTVPTVLFPDGSTLTNPSLAQVKQKIGA; via the coding sequence ATGCCGGGCACTGTGACGATGTACAGCACCACATGGTGCGGCTACTGCCGTCGGCTGAAGGGCCAGATGGACCGCGAGGGCATCGCGTACAACGAGATCAACATCGAGCAGGACCCGGAGTCCGCCGCGTTCGTGGAGAAGGCGAACGGCGGAAACCAGACGGTGCCGACCGTGCTCTTCCCGGACGGCTCGACGCTGACGAACCCGTCGCTCGCGCAGGTGAAGCAGAAGATCGGCGCGTGA